One window of Bacteroidales bacterium genomic DNA carries:
- a CDS encoding metallophosphoesterase: MKRVFKVAGFILFLVISYLVILNQFPKEAGRFPFLVILFLSDYYLWRSFDTWFKRQGNLIKSLLFLLYWLPLIVLSITVSSRMIAFELIADERLSILLQGFIFSAYAAKLLPVLFLILADIIKGSRLLIKKIHSKHQKDTAKQNGELITRSRFIQQIGLVGGGLLFTGLLAGMIKWVHDFKIHRHRLKLPNLPKSFDGLRIIQISDIHLGSWSAKDELEVAFNRINELKPDVIFFTGDLVDYKTDEAYRFEKILSTLNANYGVFAILGNHDYGDYSRWPSAEAKTQNMTDLFNLYRRIGWKLLKNNHAIIERDGAKIAIIGVENWGAIARFPQYGDIEQAKMNTDDADVKLLLSHDPSHWEKLISTEHPDIDVTFSGHTHGFQFGVEMKNFKWSPAQYAYKYWAGLYENNSTGQYLYVNRGLGTVGYPGRVGILPEITVFELFT; encoded by the coding sequence ATGAAAAGAGTTTTTAAAGTCGCAGGTTTCATCCTGTTCCTCGTTATTTCTTACCTCGTTATCCTTAATCAATTCCCCAAAGAAGCCGGACGTTTCCCTTTCTTAGTCATCCTGTTTTTGAGTGATTATTACCTCTGGCGATCCTTTGATACCTGGTTCAAGAGGCAGGGTAACCTCATCAAATCCCTGTTGTTTCTTCTATATTGGCTTCCTTTGATTGTTCTGTCTATCACGGTCAGCAGCCGGATGATTGCTTTTGAATTGATTGCAGATGAGAGATTAAGCATTCTTTTACAGGGTTTCATATTTAGTGCTTATGCAGCGAAGTTACTTCCGGTATTATTCCTTATTTTGGCTGACATTATCAAAGGTTCCAGGTTGTTAATCAAGAAAATCCACAGCAAACACCAGAAAGATACTGCAAAGCAAAACGGGGAATTGATTACCCGTAGCCGTTTTATCCAACAAATTGGTCTGGTGGGCGGAGGGCTGCTTTTTACAGGACTTTTGGCCGGAATGATAAAATGGGTGCACGATTTTAAAATTCACAGGCACCGACTCAAACTTCCAAATTTACCCAAATCCTTTGATGGATTAAGGATCATACAAATTTCGGACATCCATCTCGGGAGCTGGTCTGCTAAAGACGAATTAGAAGTGGCTTTCAACCGGATCAATGAACTGAAACCCGATGTAATCTTCTTCACCGGCGACCTGGTGGATTACAAAACCGATGAAGCATATCGTTTTGAAAAAATTCTTTCCACACTTAATGCCAACTACGGGGTATTCGCCATACTCGGGAACCATGATTATGGCGACTATTCGCGATGGCCTTCTGCAGAGGCTAAAACCCAAAATATGACCGATCTGTTCAATTTGTATCGTCGCATTGGATGGAAACTGCTAAAAAATAATCATGCAATCATAGAACGCGATGGAGCAAAAATTGCCATTATTGGCGTAGAAAACTGGGGTGCCATTGCCCGTTTTCCACAATACGGCGACATTGAACAAGCAAAAATGAATACAGATGATGCTGATGTAAAACTTCTGCTTTCGCATGACCCTTCGCATTGGGAAAAATTAATCAGCACTGAACATCCTGACATTGATGTAACCTTCTCGGGACATACCCACGGATTTCAGTTTGGTGTCGAAATGAAGAATTTCAAATGGAGCCCTGCTCAATATGCGTATAAATACTGGGCAGGGTTGTATGAAAACAACTCCACAGGTCAATACCTTTACGTCAACCGCGGACTTGGAACTGTGGGCTATCCAGGAAGGGTGGGCATTTTACCAGAAATCACGGTCTTCGAACTCTTTACATAA